A region of Sulfurovum sp. DNA encodes the following proteins:
- a CDS encoding ABC transporter permease produces MFAYIIRRIFYAIPILIGVNLITFILFFMVNTPDDMARTQLNAKQVTPQMIKSWKEERGYDKPLFYNRKLEGVERFTDTLFFHESLKLFTFDFGRSDANRDIGEDIKMRMGPSLYIAVPTFLIALITNISLALLLVLFRGSVFDASMMVIAVMIMSVSGLFYIIAGQVLFSKIWHWVPISGYEDDWGGIKFIILPVMIGIFAGLGAGVRWYRSIFLEQINQDYVRTARAKGLSELHVLFGHVLRNGMLPILTGVVVIIPSLFMGSLIMESFFGIPGLGSYTIDAINAQDFSIVKAMVFLGSVLYITGLILTDISYTLFDPRVKL; encoded by the coding sequence ATGTTTGCATATATCATACGGCGTATCTTCTATGCCATCCCCATTCTTATTGGAGTAAACCTTATTACTTTTATACTCTTTTTTATGGTCAATACTCCTGATGATATGGCTCGTACACAGTTGAATGCCAAGCAGGTAACTCCACAGATGATAAAATCGTGGAAAGAGGAGCGAGGATATGATAAGCCACTCTTTTATAATAGAAAACTAGAAGGAGTAGAGAGGTTTACTGACACACTCTTCTTCCATGAGTCGTTGAAGCTTTTTACTTTTGATTTTGGACGATCTGATGCTAATCGTGATATTGGTGAAGATATTAAGATGCGTATGGGTCCTTCGCTATACATTGCTGTTCCAACATTTCTGATTGCGCTCATTACCAATATCTCACTTGCACTATTGCTTGTTTTATTTCGTGGATCGGTATTTGATGCATCTATGATGGTAATTGCGGTGATGATTATGTCGGTTTCTGGACTTTTCTATATTATTGCTGGTCAGGTACTCTTTTCTAAAATCTGGCATTGGGTACCCATTTCGGGTTACGAAGATGATTGGGGCGGCATAAAATTTATTATTCTGCCAGTCATGATTGGTATTTTTGCTGGATTGGGAGCAGGAGTGCGCTGGTATCGTTCAATTTTTCTTGAACAGATAAATCAGGACTATGTGCGTACCGCTAGGGCTAAGGGGCTTTCTGAGTTGCACGTACTTTTTGGACATGTATTGCGAAATGGAATGCTTCCCATTTTGACAGGTGTGGTAGTGATAATTCCTTCTTTATTTATGGGTAGTCTCATTATGGAGTCTTTCTTTGGCATACCAGGTCTTGGTTCTTACACTATTGACGCAATCAATGCACAGGATTTTTCCATTGTAAAAGCAATGGTCTTTTTGGGCTCAGTACTTTATATTACAGGGCTCATTTTGACCGATATCTCTTACACACTTTTTGACCCAAGGGTGAAACTATGA
- a CDS encoding ABC transporter substrate-binding protein: MFLLMTLLLHASIWNMPYAKEEVKNNTLFTLFTSPPKHFDPVRSYSANEWIFLGQIYEPPLQYNYLKRPYTLEPLTLTSLPEVLYLDKNMSVVNTQEKRVAYTRYRFSLRDDIRYYPHAAFVKDHKGRLLYGRLNEVQLSSVKSVKDFPKQKSRLLLAEDYVYAIKRMAVRQYHSPILDTMAQYIVGLKQFSQKITKIAKQMYQAKKRLDLRNYDVEGIRVIDGHTFEITIKGKYPQFLYWMSMNFFAPIPWEVDLFYQQDGLRKKNISLDTAPVGTGAYCLVENNPNQKIVLGKNPLFHKEYYPSLTPEEINSSGVSVSFLDDAGKLLPFIDKAVYTLEKESIPLWNKFLQGYYDASSISSEVFDQAVQIGSSGNMGLSKEMKAKGIQMQGTVQPSVFYMAFNMVDSVVGGYSEAAKKLRQAISIAQDQEEYISIFMNERGVPAQGPIPPGIFGYEKDIKGTNFVVYDWVDGKRVRKSITIAKKLLAEAGYPNGISTETGKRLKLYYDTTAIGPDDRALMDWRRKQFEKLGIELVIRATDYNRFQEKVREGRVQIFSWGWNADYPDPENFLFLLYGPNATVDTGGVGINSANYKNPSFDHLFDEIKTMENTTKRLEKIEQMLQIVREDAPWVWGFYPKSLTLMHEWYKNVFPHAMANNTLKYKRIDPKNRVEKQQQWNQPITAPLYGFIVILLLFFIGLYRAYRKQQHIVIKKEKM; the protein is encoded by the coding sequence TTGTTTCTGCTGATGACACTATTGCTTCATGCATCAATTTGGAATATGCCTTATGCCAAAGAAGAGGTTAAAAACAATACACTTTTTACTCTCTTTACCTCACCACCAAAACACTTTGACCCAGTACGTTCCTATAGTGCCAATGAATGGATATTTTTGGGGCAAATCTATGAGCCACCACTGCAGTATAATTACTTAAAACGTCCTTACACACTAGAGCCTTTGACATTAACATCTCTGCCAGAAGTACTGTATTTAGATAAAAATATGTCTGTAGTTAATACGCAAGAGAAGAGGGTAGCCTATACTCGCTATCGCTTTTCTCTTAGAGATGACATAAGGTACTATCCGCATGCAGCTTTTGTGAAAGACCATAAGGGAAGACTACTTTATGGTAGGCTAAATGAAGTACAGCTTTCAAGTGTTAAATCAGTCAAAGACTTCCCAAAGCAAAAGAGTCGATTACTATTGGCAGAAGATTATGTGTATGCCATTAAACGTATGGCAGTCAGGCAGTATCATTCTCCTATTCTTGATACAATGGCACAGTATATTGTTGGGTTGAAACAGTTTTCTCAAAAGATCACAAAAATTGCTAAGCAGATGTATCAAGCAAAGAAGAGACTTGATCTTCGAAACTATGATGTCGAAGGTATCAGGGTGATAGATGGACACACTTTTGAAATTACTATTAAGGGAAAATACCCACAGTTTCTCTACTGGATGAGCATGAACTTTTTTGCCCCTATTCCTTGGGAGGTTGACCTCTTCTATCAGCAGGATGGTTTGAGGAAAAAAAATATCTCCTTAGATACTGCGCCGGTAGGAACAGGAGCATATTGCTTGGTAGAGAATAATCCCAATCAGAAGATAGTGCTTGGAAAAAACCCACTCTTTCATAAGGAATACTATCCATCATTGACTCCTGAAGAGATTAATTCGTCAGGAGTTTCTGTATCATTTTTGGATGATGCAGGAAAACTGTTACCCTTTATTGATAAAGCAGTCTATACACTAGAGAAAGAGAGTATTCCCTTATGGAATAAGTTTTTGCAGGGCTACTATGATGCTTCAAGTATTAGTTCTGAAGTATTTGATCAGGCAGTACAGATAGGTTCTTCTGGCAATATGGGGTTAAGCAAGGAGATGAAAGCCAAGGGTATACAGATGCAAGGAACGGTACAGCCCTCTGTTTTCTATATGGCATTTAACATGGTTGATTCTGTAGTAGGCGGATACAGTGAAGCAGCAAAGAAACTACGCCAAGCGATCAGTATTGCCCAAGATCAAGAGGAGTATATCTCTATCTTTATGAATGAGCGTGGTGTTCCAGCACAAGGCCCTATTCCTCCAGGAATATTTGGATATGAAAAAGATATAAAGGGAACCAATTTTGTAGTGTATGATTGGGTAGATGGTAAACGAGTAAGAAAAAGTATTACAATAGCCAAAAAGCTACTTGCTGAAGCAGGCTATCCTAATGGTATTAGCACAGAAACAGGTAAGCGCCTCAAGCTCTATTATGATACGACTGCAATAGGTCCAGATGATAGAGCACTTATGGATTGGCGACGAAAGCAGTTTGAAAAATTGGGGATTGAACTGGTGATACGTGCAACGGATTATAATCGTTTTCAGGAGAAGGTACGTGAAGGTAGGGTGCAGATATTTAGTTGGGGCTGGAATGCAGACTATCCGGACCCTGAGAATTTTCTCTTTTTGCTTTATGGTCCCAATGCAACTGTCGATACAGGTGGCGTAGGAATCAATAGTGCAAACTACAAAAACCCATCTTTTGACCACCTTTTTGATGAGATAAAGACTATGGAAAACACCACAAAACGCTTAGAAAAGATAGAACAGATGTTACAGATTGTACGAGAAGATGCACCATGGGTTTGGGGTTTCTATCCCAAGTCACTTACACTGATGCATGAATGGTATAAGAATGTCTTTCCTCATGCCATGGCAAACAATACACTCAAATATAAGCGTATTGACCCTAAGAATCGGGTAGAAAAACAACAGCAGTGGAATCAGCCAATTACAGCACCACTCTACGGGTTTATTGTAATATTGCTACTTTTTTTTATTGGACTTTATAGGGCTTATCGAAAACAGCAGCATATAGTAATCAAAAAGGAGAAGATGTAA